The Electrophorus electricus isolate fEleEle1 chromosome 8, fEleEle1.pri, whole genome shotgun sequence genome contains the following window.
CAGACTGCACTTTTTTAGCCAGACTTGATGTGCTTTGGCATGTGAGCTAGGTCCACAGTGGGATGATCAGAGAGTGGACAGATGGGTTTGTTACTGAGCTCTCAGACGTTATAAGGCTACTGGGAACTGACTTCCTCACCTCTGACTCCATGTGAAGTTCtcttgtgcatgcatgtgcacatgcacacacacacacatcaccaacaccaccaccaccagcaacAACCCCAACATGTAATGATGCTATTGTGTAAATGTTACAGGAAATCCTTTCAGCATATCTCTATTTCATGGTAAAATCTGTGGCATTTTGTGATAATGAATTAGACTAATGACAACCAAATCTAAAGAacctttctttaaaaacatattgAACTGTAACACTTATTATTTGCCACACCTGCCCCtaccaaacatttttaattaagtaaaGGTGAAATTATCACATGACCTCTAATACACTGCCAGCACATTTTACCCAGCTACAGAGTGGTTGGGGAGTGCTGAGTAAAGTTTAGGTCATGATGGGTGGTGTGAGGACATCACCAAGGTGTGCCTGATTCTAGGGTTGAGCATTTTCAGTCATAGAAGTCCATACCACTGTTTTCCTATTTTCCTTGCCATTAATGTATCCTGCTTAAAACATGTGAGGTTCTGGAtcagtgctgtgcagtgttgttACAGTTAAGTATCGAAACCTTTCACTCCACACTGCAAAACCCATGTTTTGGACTCTTGGTAAGACAGGATTCACATGAAGATGGTAGACTCCATATGTATCTCAATCCTTAAAAGAAGGATCACCCTTAATGATAATATATCTCCATGCCTAATTGCTCTGGCTTGCTGAGCATAAAAGTTCAGTTGCAGCTGAGCCAGAGTAGTTAATACATTCATCTGCATGTTGAAAACACCTGTAGCTGCTGTTTTTCCTGGCTCCTATAGGTCAAGATGTTTGGCGTGCCCTGAGACACTGCACACCTCTGAGACCATGAAACATTCAGAAAGAAGAAACTTAGGACTAGCCCTTTTTATAGCCACACTCAATGggtaagcttttttttttttttttttactgtgataTTAAAACAGAATAGCCTTACAGTACATATGTAAAAGAGCTGTACAGGTGTAAAAGAGAGGAGATCAAATTAAATGTCTGCTGATTATATGCCCTTGCCAGCTTAGTATATATGTCAGTCTAGTCTCAGTGCTGAAGTTCATCACTACACCAActaaaaatatcaaagaaaactgtttttaaatatagaatTTGTGCACTGATCTAGTTTAGACCCCAATTAGAATGGGTATCACCCCTGGTCCCACCAATCCATTTGCACATGCAATTATCTCTGAGTTCAGAGCCTTCTGAAATGCTTCCTGCATTTTCTCCATGAAGTCATATTCTCACAGGTTGCTGTCACCTTCTCATCTTCTTGTCATTTCTCAGACCTTCTGAAATGCTGCAGGTTCCAGTCGTTTGCAGCTTCAGATTTCAGTCTCGGTCTTAAATTTCACCTCAGTTTGCTGAGCGCTTTTCCCTGAGCAGCAGAGCCACAGGCTTTGGCATCCAGTGTGGGAGGATGTAAGAGCGGCAGGCATGTGCTGGATGCCATGCATCACGCTTCTCCAATGACTCAGTGAGACAAAGATAATCCAGTATCTCAAACAGACATAAAGGGATAAGGAGTCGAAGTGTGCCGAAGAAATACTCCATACTAACATGATTAAACACTCTCTATTtcactcttttttctctctctctcaccacacgcacacaaacacacatgtccAAGTTTCTCCTGTACAGCTGTGTACGTCAAGAGCCAGCACAGACAGATGCAGAGTTTATCTTTTTCACCAACATTGAGCTTATGACCTCAAGGCCTCTTTATCAGATTGTATCAGAGACGCTCTTGTGCAATGCTTTCTGTGTCAGTCTTTGAAGGTGGATGTAAAAACTATTAACAAACCACTGGGTAAGAGATTAGcaactttttcattttcactttggaGAAATCCATTCAAAACTCCCATTTGCTGGACTGAAATTAGGCCACCCTATGAAGCCCACAGGCCAGTAGCAGAGAGGAGCGAACCGTAGCAGAGAGCGTGTGGGGTGGCTGCTTTCTCTCTCCGCCAGGCTCACTTTTAGTGACTCAGGAGAACACACCCTGACAAGGCCCCCACAGCTTTTTATGAAACCACATGCTAGATCCCATTAAGTCTTCTGTAAAGATGAGTCAGAGGGGTGAGGAAGGAATCCCTGCCTTTGACTTTGTTGACTTAACTGAAAGCCACTGAATTGATATTGAGTTATTCATGTGGATGCATCTGTCACGAAAGGCTTGGCTTTATCTGAAAATAGACCTTGAACCCACATCTCCAGGCAATACTGCGTACAACACAGTTCATtctactgaaaatgtaaaaccatGTTTGCttcatgtgttattttatttttgctgcaaATATCACTGAGCAGCAAAAATTCACAAACTAATATAGCTGGACCTTTGTAAGTGACAGGGcaattaaaaattacattacctatatattacttattcctAAATAAGACTGTGTTTACACTTTAATTATGTAAAGTctgcttctaaaatgtacaatgtagGAACATATCTGGCAACAGAGAggatccactttccttggtactgatTTTCAATACATGCTTTTCCATGTTACATAATGACATACATGTATAtgggaacaacaacaacaaaaaactatgGGCGAttgaaaaattctgaaaacatatttggatttgCCATGAAAAAATTCATAAGCAGGTGGGTTTTACTGCAGGTAGCAAAATCATTATTGACAAGTGTAATTTCATTGCTTACTTGAGTTTCACACAAGAACCATAAATAGATTTTCACCTTTTTAATGCTCCTTTGTGATACATACAGGAATACTTTACTGGGAAGTCCTTAAGCCAGCCATACTGGCCAGTTGTCTTTAGAGTGTCATTAAATGTCAATGGCATATAGAATTGTGGCTATTGCATGACCGGACATCTGACATGGGAGTGTTATTATGAAGtaccaaaatataaatcaatGCTGATGGTGCAATGCATCAGTGTCTGCCTCCAACGGTTTCTCCTATCACCAATACCTCTCTGAAATACTGATTGTATCCTGTAGAGGTGTTTGATAGGTGAGCTTCAGTGACTAAGTCAATCACTCTTGGCATCTCACACAGTGTGTTGATGATTCACAGCATCAAAGGTCGGCctccctttgtctctctcacacgcatgtttaaaaatacatatttaatgtgtttcCACTACCACACAAACCTGAAGGACCTTGCTACAGTGCACATCTCTGCATGCTGCAAAATCAAACACTGCATATTAATCATCCCACCCCATTCTGTGACCATGTGTGTCACAAGGAAGGGCATGGAGGGAGAACTCACCTTAATGTCACCAGCAGCTCTGGAAAGCTGCGTCTGACTCATGTATGACTGACACGAAAAAGTCATCATCCACAATTACAGAGTTCCGGGTGGGTCAGGCTCCGGTTTGGCGACACGGGCTGTTGCTTTGTTGTTCATGGATACATGGTCACTGAGGTGTCTGTGTCATACACGTTCTGGAGACACAAATACTgctcttctctttgtctctgagCTCTACATGCAGTTGGTTAGCATTATTTACATGGagaaacaattaaacaattctTTATaagaaaaaagtgtttatttggTCAGTTGACACTGTATAAGGCAATAAGATCACCATGTTTTTAGCAATATTTAACACTGCATGCACAAAAATGAATCATGTTAGCAAAACAAAggtgagaataataaaaaaaaaaatcaggcagATATTTAAATACGTGTGGTCCCTTTCATAAGAATAGTCTAAAGGTAAGCTAATTTTAGTATAcatcatttatataaaaacatttacaaacccCCTAAGCTTCACAACTACCATTAATAATTACTGGATTGTATAACCTTAcagatgtaattaaaataaaataagcccCATATAAGATGACAGTATCATTTAGGGATTGATCACAGCAGCAGAAAGAATGTGTAAGAATACTATGGCACCAAATGCAAAGTTATGCTGGATGTTCTGATTAATTCTCATCATCTGTAACTTCCTCCAAAtaatcctcatcatcatcatcttcatcctcttcatcatcatcatcatcatcatcatctataTCCTCAGTTCTATTCCTTTCTTCCTTTGGAGTCCTTGGCTGTTTGACAGACATAGCCATTGAGTTATGTGGTTTCAGAATAACAAGTTTCACACTTAGTCATACTTAATGACTAGACGTTTGCTTAGTATCATCAAGGGAAAATTCTTTTTGTAGTTTGAATATCTTGCATTACGTGGGACAAATCTGACATTCAACACATAGCAAAGAATTTCCACTATGAGGAAACAATAGATGTCCTAACTTTATGCTGAACCTGCTGTAGCAGGAACTGCTGTTCAACATGCCAATACATCTCAGGTGAAGCCTTATTCATGTCACACCTGTGTTAACATCACAGACTACTTGTTCAGTTCATTATAGATTGTAAAAATCTTCTCTTGTTTTCCatttctaattctaattctaattcagGGAGTGTTATAATTGGCAGGCTaatttttgaataataaaatgtgCTCTGGAATAGACTtttgattaaacacacactcctatgTACTACAGGTTCATTTACCATGCTTTCTAGTTATAAGCTCAGAGGCAGACTTAAGGCATTTCTCCTGAACTGGCACTTTCCCCCCACTGAATTAGCAATTAAAAGGCACTTCCCAACACAGGCCGATAGATCAGCACTAAAATTATATAAGCACCCATTAGAAGTACAGGAAAAgttctaaaacaaaaaacagacattcaCAAGAAGCAATTCTGAAGGAGTAAACAGTAAATACATGAAAAGAAATGGCATGTAAGAATTCCGGGGAAAAAAATGTCTTACGTGCAGTATTTGCATAGCACTCACCTGCAAAGTCCCTGACTTACTCATAGATGTCCCAGTTCGATTCAGAGATGTTTTGGAATTGGCACGTACTATCTCTAAGCGTGACTGATAGTCAGGGGGATGAAGCGTGCTCCTGAATACCTGCCAAGACAACAGCGGCAGCTCCACATTACTGCTCCTCTAGACAGATGTTAAACTAATGGCTTCTTAATGCCCTTTTGTACTGAACCATTGTTGATGACATTCAAATGAGTAACAGAACAAGATCTTAGGAACAGTAATGGTGCTGGTACAGTAGCAGTAAATATAGTACATGCTGTAGATTGAGATAATGCAGCTGAATCAATGTCATCATCTCTTTAACACTCTGCTTTTGCAAATCTAGAATATGTAATCCAGTAATCCATCAGTGTCACTTTATTACCCTCtattaaatattactgaaaGTCTGATTATAATATGTGGCTAACATGTAATAATCTTGTAATATTAAATTTGCCACATAAAAACTGTGTCATGTTGAGTGCATAAGTTAATATGAccattacattttcttcaaaagatcaaaaaaggaaaagctgGATTTCTACACAAGATCCTGAAGTGATCAGTGTGTCAGTCCAGTCAGTCATACAAAAAGAATCCTAAGAATACAGCTTACTCTGGCTGGCCAGAATAAAAGTTTATAAATAAGGTCATTTGCCAGTGAGAAAATGCAGCTGCCAGCTGCTAGGCCAAACATGTTCCTCAAGATGCCTCTGAAATTGTTACATAGCTGGGTCTATGAAAGAAACTGCATTCCAGGAAGAGGTGTCATCATGacatttcagagagaaatggagcAGAACACGAGATTTTGGGTGGTGCACCGGACGATCTGAagcagtgaggagagtgtgtgcagCAGATTTAGGAGTGAGGGCATACCTCCAGATCTCCCTCCTCATCTACGCTCTGGATGTGCTGGTAGGCAGTCGTGTACACCTCTAAAGCTTTGGCATGGAATGTCATCTCCACAGTCACAAACCCGCCCAAAATTCTCTGAAtggtagaaaaaaaattgtGGCAGTGCTGCTATTTATTGAGTCAAGAAAGATCCATTCAAAAATACAtccacattttttaaagaaatggcCCAGCCTACTTAAATCTCTCTGTATTGCACACAGAGGTGCAGCATGTATGACTACATTCAAACACAAGCCTTATATTCTATGAAGCACTGTAGGCCTGGGATAATGATGGCTTTGAATACACTTGTCAAATGATGTAATGTTTCCCCCACACAGGTAGTAAATGATGCAGTTTCAGAGACCTTGATATCTTGAATTTTCTGCTTTTCAAACATGTCTATTGTCTCCTCCAGTTGGCGTGTTGTGCGTGTCGCATCCATTGTGGCTCTCTGGAGTTCACTCTCGGCCTGTCACAACAAAAGTGAAACTcatgacacacagcacaaactgtTTGCAGCACTCTGTTCATCTAGTGTGGAACTTGACAGGAAATCTCACCCTAATGAGACTGCTATAATGTCTAATGTGTAATGAGGTGTCTATAGTCATTATGTACAGCATTGCTGACTGACTGCCATACATATTATCCAGATATGTATATCATCAACTCCAATGGCCCACCTGTGACTGTAAAAAACTGTTAAGGTAactaataaatataacaaatatattttgaacACATTTTGATCTGTGATTTATCATTGGTTCTACTGCTTCTTTCTAAATAAACAAGTAACAGTGCAAATTATGTTATTCTGTTCACAATTTCTacaactgtgctgtgtgtaataCGCCAGATGCTATTCAACAATGTTATGCCAATAAGAACTATAACTAAAATTCCTGCTTTTTGAATTcttgaacaaaaacatcatgctaaatgctttttaaatgctCTCATAATGTAAATATCCTCAATGAATTCatttaaacaatgaaatcaTGGAGAAAATAATATGGTGTCAAATGAATTTAATGTGATTAAGGAAGTAAGATCTAATCTATTCCTGTTTTATTATAGCAATAacaaacagatatgtcaaaTAAATCAATTGAAGCACTGCAGTTTGTTGGAAAATTGTTGTGGTCAGTACAGGACAAGCCTAGATCTGGACAACTGCACAAGGTGTAAACAAGATGAACTAAACAAGAGACCACAGGAAAGGATACAATGATCTGCCTGTCCGAGGGGttcctctgtctcattctctccaGCTGCTGCATCTGTTTGGCCTCTCTGTTCCTGGCACTCTGTGTCAGCTTCAGGTCCTCCTGCAGATTCAAACAAAGGTGAGCGAACAAATGAACCTTCAACAagacatttttaacattcatgCTAAGGATGTTGCTTTAGACAAGCATGTCTATAAGATAAGAAAGTGCTTCTTAATGTGTAAGGAAAGCTGAAGCAATTAGATGATGAAAAACAGTGCAAGCACATTCAGCACAGTGATTATGAACAACATTTCTAATCAAAAGAATAATGAATCACCAATAGCCCTCTAAGCACTAGGGCAGTGACGCCAATATAGTTGTGTTTACTTACGTTATATTAATGGTTATGCTGTACTTGGAAGACTGAAATGTTACATGAAATATTACTTGATGAAAAGTAAACCTCTGTCAGAAACCtttcaacaaaacaaacaactgaaaagGCTTGGCAAAACATGAGGCAAAGGAAGATGGAAAGGTGCCATCAGTGGATTGTAGGCTTGGTGCTGTTTGTTATTATGCACAAAACAGAGACATTTATTATCTACCCCTATATTCATTCTCACTTAATATGGACTTTagaatgttcaagttcaagtttggtttatttgtcacatacatagtcatacacagtataactcacggTGAAATGAATGGACCTTAAAATGCTTGGCTATAATTTCAGAATGATGTTACAAAATAgatcaaaatatattaattctgCTGTTGCTCATACTCTGGTTTGTAACTTCTACTATACtattcacactcactcacacactcacacacacacactcactcactcactcactcactcacactcactcacacacactcacactcacacacacacacacacacacacacacacacacacacacactcacacacactcacactcacacacactcacactcacactcacacacattcacacacactcacactcacacactcacacacacactctcacacacacactctcacacacacactctcacacacacactctcacacacacactctcacacacacactctcacacacacactctcacacacacactctcacacacactctcacacacactcacacacacactcacacacacactcacacacacactcacacacactgggctTAGACtgttgtaaaagaaaaagaccaTTCAAACAACTAACAATGCTATGTCACAGGGGTAAGACTTCAtcagtactacagtactactCCATAAAAAGTTAATGGACAGCTCTGGAAGCATTGATTATCACTAACATGAAATAACAGCAATTagtctctgctctgctctgtttaCATAACTGTTATAATTATTACAATCAAAATTTGAACAGAGAAAATATCCACAGTAGTACTGCGGGTGCCCCAAGTCTGGGAGTAAATAATAAACTATGGCTACATAACGTTAAAagcattattaataaaaacataatgaaacGCTGCCCTCATGTGAGCACTAAGAGAAAACATGTTGTACTATCTGTGCCCAATGTGTGGTCTATGAACGATAAAGAATCTTAGGGAAATTTTGGCATATGGGTAAAATCATTAACCTTACCCTTTTCGTTTTCACAATATTACCATAGACTTTCAATGGCTCAACAACTTTTGCTTCAAGTCTTTCCACCTGTGAGCAATGGTAAGGATTATAAATGCAATCATACAGAGTCACAGAGCAGAGgcttattaaaatatatacaaagaaatatctaaaatgacataaaaatataagattaatgtaaacataaacattaagGTTctagtaaaatataaaatattgattGCCCATAGGTTCCACTAAACGTTTTGTGTTTTGAACATACCTCTGCTTGGCGGTAGTCCTGAATCTTGGCAAGCTGGTCTGCAAAATTCTTCAACCCATTTTTAAGGTTTGGGGTCTCTGTGTCTGCATAAAGGCTAATCTCCCTGACCAACAAGTCGGATTTGTCTCTCAGTCGTGCAGTTTTGCGCACATATGCTGCAAAGAGCTGACACAACTCTCCAAAGTGTTTCTCCACATGGGAGATGCCCTCCTGGATCTGCTTGGTCTGTGTGTCCCTTTACAGCAAACAAGGACCAATGATGAGAAAAATGTTTGGTAGTGAGGCAGTGTTGTATTAGCTCTAATAATAattagaaaacatttacaaTGTAATTCTTGGATTACAAAAAGTCAGGTTGAAATTTACAGACTAACGTGAAACGACCTAGCGATAACTAAGGTAACGCTACGAAGGTTAGATGATATCGCTTAGCCATTACTTATTATTAGTAATGGGTGATAGTAATACTGAAATAGcctatttatatttaaattattaaagaaCATACTAGCTTGCTAACTAAGGTAggttagttaggttagctaacgctgatgtaaatataaaatagcTAACGCTACTACACTTGCTAGGTAGCTAACCTCTAGCTATACCTTATACTTTTTTCTTAAGCGTAAAAGTAAAATTTAGGACATCAGATGgagctagcctagctaactaCCAGAAATgtagcaaaaatatttgtaactTACTCTAATGAAAATCTTCAAACACGTCTGGTAGccagctaagctagctagctacatgttTTGGAGATTCTCTAAAACGTGGCAGTATAATATTtgacctagctagctaaataaaaTCCAAGTTATCTAGCTGGCTAGGTTAGTTAGGCAAATTTAGAAACCTGAAAGCTTTATACCCTGAGCATCACGTACGGTTAGCTAGCGGGCTGGCTGGTATGCTAGCTAGTATCATTGCTCCTTGCATCCACTCAGCAAAATTTACCTTGCTCTGGCATCGGGAGTGCGACTCATGATTATGCGAAGCATGCAACTAGCTACGTTGCTAAATACGTTGTAATACTCTTAAAATAATactgttgatgttttttttctatatgaAGCCTATAAATCTAGATAGATAGCTACT
Protein-coding sequences here:
- the cibar1 gene encoding protein FAM92A isoform X1; translated protein: MLRIIMSRTPDARARDTQTKQIQEGISHVEKHFGELCQLFAAYVRKTARLRDKSDLLVREISLYADTETPNLKNGLKNFADQLAKIQDYRQAEVERLEAKVVEPLKVYGNIVKTKREDLKLTQSARNREAKQMQQLERMRQRNPSDRQIISQAESELQRATMDATRTTRQLEETIDMFEKQKIQDIKRILGGFVTVEMTFHAKALEVYTTAYQHIQSVDEEGDLEVFRSTLHPPDYQSRLEIVRANSKTSLNRTGTSMSKSGTLQPRTPKEERNRTEDIDDDDDDDDEEDEDDDDEDYLEEVTDDEN
- the cibar1 gene encoding protein FAM92A isoform X2, with translation MLRIIMSRTPDARARDTQTKQIQEGISHVEKHFGELCQLFAAYVRKTARLRDKSDLLVREISLYADTETPNLKNGLKNFADQLAKIQDYRQAEEDLKLTQSARNREAKQMQQLERMRQRNPSDRQIISQAESELQRATMDATRTTRQLEETIDMFEKQKIQDIKRILGGFVTVEMTFHAKALEVYTTAYQHIQSVDEEGDLEVFRSTLHPPDYQSRLEIVRANSKTSLNRTGTSMSKSGTLQPRTPKEERNRTEDIDDDDDDDDEEDEDDDDEDYLEEVTDDEN